The DNA window ACCGCGCGCGAGGGCTCGAGGGAAGCACGGGGTGATGGCGGCGGTGTGCGGCGGGGATCGATGCGAAGGCCTTCAGCGCGGTGCTGCGCCGCCCCCTCCATACCCCCATCTCCGAGAACTCCACCGCCCTGCGGGGGCCCGGTCCGCGGAGGGGCCCCGGTCAGTCCGCCACGTGGAAGCCGTGGTGCTCCCCGGTGGCCCCCGAGAACTCGGCCTGCACCGTCTCCACGCGGGCCGCGGGGGGCCCGTGACCGCACCAGGTCCTGAGGGCGTCGAGCGCGGGGTCTGGCCCCTCGGCCAGTAGCTCGACCGAACCGTCCGGGCGATTGCGAACCCAGCCGGAGAGGCCCAGGCGAGCGGCCTCTCGCTGGGCCGACGCCCGGTACCAGACCCCCTGGACGCGCCCCTGAATGACGAGGTGCATGCGGCGGGCGTGCATGCGGAGAGGATAATCCTCGCGAGCTCGCCGGCGGGGCATTTTTTTGGCCCGAGCGCCGCTCCTCCCTAGGATGGAGGGATGCTCAATCACGACACGACCTCTCGTCCCATGGAGCGTCGGGCCTCGGACCGCCGTCCCTGCCGTATGCCCGTCCGCGTCTTCGCCGAGCCCGGCCCGATGGCGGAGTCCTTCCACCTCGATTCCTGCGACGTCAGCGAGGAAGGCGTCTTTCTCGCCACGGAGCTGCTCTTTCCGGTCGGGGAGTGGCTGGAGGTGGAGCTCACCGTCCCCGGTCGAGCTCGCCCCATCCGTCGCCGCGGCCGTGTGACGAGGGTGCTGGTAGACGACGCCCTGCCGGGGCCGGGGGTGGCGGTGCGCTTCCACGGCCTCACCGAGGAGGAGCGGACGGCGCTCGGACGCCTCAGCGCGGACGCTCTGCGCTAGAGGAATCCCCCCGGTCCTCGGGCCGGGCCCGCCGGCGGCCACGCCCCTCGGTCCTCCCCTGGCCACCCCCACGGCGCAGTGGGTTTACAACCGAGCCCGGGCCCGATACAAAGGACTGCCGCGCGGTCCGCGGTCGAGGTCCGTCCAGCGGATCCCCCCTCAGGTCGTCGAGGAGCGCCGAAGGGCGAGACTCGTGGGCTTGGGCGGCCGGTCCCGCCGAGGACCCCCAGCCTGGAGACGATTCGGATGCCGCAAGAACAGTGGGTCCAACGCCTGGTTCGGTATCAGTACATCGAGAGCCTGCTCTTCGATCGGCGCGTGCTCGAGATCGGATGCGGTTCGGGCCGAGGGGCGGACTTCCTCGCGAGCCGCGCCGCGCAGGTCGTGGGGCTCGACACCTCCTCGGTGCTGCTCGGGCGGGCGCGCGGGCTCTACGCCCACGCGAACGTCGAGTTCGTGGTGGGAGAGCCCGACCGACTGGTCCTCCCCGACGAGTCCTTCGACGTGGTCCTCGTCCCCGAGCTGGAGCGCTGGATCACCCGCGGCTCGCTGATGCCGGAGATCCGGCGCGTGCTGGCTCGCGAAGGCGTGGCGCTCTTCGCCGTGCCGAGCGCCGAGAGCGGCTACGCGCACGCCATGGACTACGGCGACCTGGTCGAGTTTCTTTCACAGGCCTTCGCGAACGTCCGCCTCCTCGGTGAGATCCCCTTCGCGGGGACGATCGTCGCCGACTACCAGCCGGAGGACGACGAGCTCGACCCGGCGCTCGACTGCACGCTGGTCGAGGAGGACGAGCCGCCGACGCACTATCTCGCGCTGTGCAGCGACCGGCCGCTGCGGCCGCTCGGCTACGGGCTGCTCCAGGTCCCCGCGCTCGCGACGGACCGCCGGCAGTTCGAGCACCTCGCGGAGGAGCTGGACCGCACGCGCCAGCGACTCGGTCAGGCCGAGGAGGCCGCGCGACGGGCCCAGGCCCACGCGCTGCGTCCGCCGCTGCCGGCTGGCATGCGTACCCAGGCGGAGGAGGTCGACGCGGGCGCGCGAGCAGAGCTGGAGGCGGAGGTCTCGCGTCTTCGAGAAGAGCTCGCCGAGGCGGAGCGGCGGGGGCTCGAGGCCAGCACGGAGTCCCGACAGGAGCTCACGGCGGTGCGGCGGCTCCTGCGCGAGAAGGAGGACCTCGCAGCGCAGCTTGGTGGAGAGCTCGAGTCGGCGCGCGCGGCGCTCGCGGAACTTCGCACGCAGGTCCGTCAGCGCCCCACGGCCGAGACGGCGGTGTCGGGGAGCCGGGCCTCCGAGCTCGGCGTGTTGACGCGCGATGCGGTTCCAGGGCAGCTCCAGGCCCTCCAGAAGTGGGCCGAGAGCTGGGAGGGACGGCTCGAACGGGAGCGGCAGCGGGCCGAGGCGCTCGAGTCACGGCTCGAGCAGGAGCGGAATCGCTCGGACGCGGAGCGCACGCGGGCGCAGACGGCGGCGGAAAGCTCGCTCGAGGCTCGGGCTCGGGCGGAAGCGGAGCGCGCGCGGGCCGAGGCGGCGGAGCACCTGGTCAAGGAGGCGCGAGCGCTGGCCGATCAGCACCGGCAGCGCGCCGAGGGGGCGGAGCGGCGCTGCGACACGCTCGTCGGGCGGATCGAGCAGGAGGCGGCGGAGCTCTCCCGGCTGCACCAGCGGCTCGCCGAGCTGCAGGGCATGCGGCAAGCGGACCAGTGGCGCATCGACGAGCTCACGGGTCGCGTGAAGGAAGCCGAGGCGCGAGCGGGCGCCGGCGCGCCGCCGCGGCCGTTCAAGCAGGCGCTCACGGAGAGCGACGGGGCGGTGGCCACGCAGGTAGCGGTGGAGGCGAAGAGCAAGGCCGAGGCGCGGGTCGCGGGGCTCGAGCGGGACCTCGAACGCGCGCGCGCGGAGGCGGCGTCGGCGAGGAAGGAGCTCGCCGCGGCCGAGGAGCGACTGCTCGAGGCGCAGGGAGCCCTGACCAAGCTCACGGAGGAGCTCGACGGTCAGGCGCCGAAGATCGCGGAGCTGGAGAAGAACCTCATGCGCTCCGAGTCGCGGGTGGTGGAGGCGTCGCGGCGCGCCACGAACTCCGAGTCGAAGATCGTCCAGATGGAGGTGCGCCTCAAACGTTCGGAGGCCGAGGCGGCGACGCTCTCCAAGTGGGCCGAGCAGCTGCGCGAGGAGCTGAAGGAGGCGCAGGGCAAGTCTACGGTGCGTCCCGCCACGCCGGAGCCAGAAGTCCAGGCGCTGCGCAACGACCTGGCCGAGGCGCGCACTCGCGCCGCGGAGCTCGAGGGGCGCTGCGATCGGCTGCTGGCCGAGGTGGAGCAGGCGGGCGCCGCGCTGCGCGAGAAGGAGCGCGAGCTCAGCGAGGCGCGGCGGGCCTCGGATGGCACCCTGCTCGAGGAGGTTCGTCGCTTGCGGACGCAGGCGACGCGCGTGGAGGAGCTCGAGGCGGAGGTGAAGCGACTGCAGCGCGACGGCCGGAACGCGCGGCAGGCCGAGGAGCGCCTCCGCGACGCGGAGCAGGCGATGGCCGAGCTGCGCGAGACGAAGCGCGAGCTGGTCGAGCTGCGCGAGCGGGTCCGTGACGTGGACGGAGCGTCGGAGGAGCTGGAACAGCTTCGCCTCGACGCCGAGCGGCACAAGCGGGACGTGAAGGAGCTCGAGCGGCTCGCCCGGGAGCTCCAGGCTGCACGTGCCGAGGTGACGCGGCTCGAGCAGGCGGCGGCGCGCGGAGGGGCTGCGCCCGTCGGGCGGGCTCCGGTGGAGGCCGAGGCGAACGAGCTCCTGCGGGTCCGGCAGCACCAGCTCGAGGCGCTTCTGGAAGGGGCGGCGCTTCACCGCGATGAGGCCGAGCGCTTGGCGGCGCGTCTCGCGGAGCTGAACAGCCTGTGCGATGAGCTGAAGGATGAACGGGAGGAGCTCGCGCGGCAGCTCGAGCAGTGCCGGCGGACGTCGGCGGCCTATCAGCAGCAGGCCGACGGCGCACGCCGCGAACTCACGGAGCTGGGCCGCGAACTCGCGCGCACGCAGGGCGAGCTGAAGCGGTACAAGGGGGAGCCGCAGCCCGCGCGGTCCTGAGCCCGACGACGTAGCGATCCGGAAGGGCGTGGTCTTCGGACCGCGCCCTTCTCATTCGTGCCGGGTGGGGAGCGTGATCTTGCCGAGGATTCGTGGACCGCGCGCTCCCGTGGCGGTCGGGACGTTTCCCGGCGCCGCGAAGAGCGTCTCGTGGGCCAGGATGGCGAACCCGACCGCTTCCTTGGCGTCGGGGTCCATCCCGCGCTCGGCGAGCGAGGCTACGGGAAGGGGCGCCAGGCGCGCGGCGAGTCGCGCGAGGAGCGTGCGGTTGTGCACGCCCCCTCCCGAGACCCAGAGGCGCGTCACCCGGCGGTGCGGCAAGACGAAGCGCTCCAGAGCGAGCGCCACGCTCTCCACCGTGAAGGCCGTCAGGGTGGCCACGAGGTCGTCGAGGCGTCCTGCGAAACGCGCGAGCAGCGGGTCCACCAGGGCGCGGCCGAAACGCTCGCGGCCGGTGGACTTGGGGGGCGGCGCGGCAAAGTAGGGGTCACCGAGCAGTTCGTGGAGCAGCGACGTGTCGACGGTTCCGCGCGCGGCGCGGGCGCCATCCCGGTCGTAGCGTTCGAGCCCGCCGGAGGCCGCCTGCGCCGCCAGGTCGAGGCACATGTTGGCCGGTCCGGTGTCGAAACCGAGGAGCTCGTCGAGCGAAGCTCCGAGGACAGTGACGTTCGCGATCCCGCCCAGGTTGAGGAGCGCGACGGAGGTTCCCGTCTCGCGAAAGAGGAGGTAGTCGGCGAGAGGGATGAGCGGCGCCCCCTGGCCTCCGGCCGCCACGTCGCCCACGCGGAAGTCGCTCACCACGGGGAGCCCCGTCCGCTCGGCGATCACGGCGGCCTGTCCGATCTGCAGGGTCGCTCCGCCAACACCCGACAGCGGGTCTGGGGGGTCGTGCCGCGCGGTCTGGCCGTGCGAGCCGACGAGGTGCACCTCGCCAAGGGTGAGGCCCGCGGCAGCCACCACCCGCACAGTCGCCGCGGCGAAGGCCTCTCCGAGCTCGAAGTCGAGGCGGCAGAGCTCGGCCACGCTCCCCTCGGGGAGGGCGATGACACGCCTCGCGAGGACAGGGTCGAGAGGGGTGCTCTCGAAAGCGAGGAGTCGCGCGTCGAGGGCTTCGCCGTGGCCACGCAGCTCCACCAGGGCGGCGTCGATCGCGTCCGCGCTGGTCCCGGACATGAGGCCCACCACCCGCCGCGCCGGGAGCTGCCGCAGGCCGACGAGCTCGAGCAGCGGGTCGGCGGCGCTCACGGCGGGCCCCCGATCACGTCGCGCAGCCGGTGGCGCGCCTTCCTGAGCAGCACGCGCGCGGCGCTGCGCGACACACCCAGCCGGTGCATGACCGCGGCGACCTTGATGCTCTGTCCCGCCTCGGCGAGGAGCTTGGCCGCCGGCCCGGTCGCGAGGCCGGTGAGCTGCTGCACGATGCGCGTCGCGCGCCGCACGAGCTTGCGATTGGTCGGGCGCACGTCGACCATCAGGTTGTCGTAGACCTTCCCGAGGCGAATCATGCTCGCGGTGGTCAGCGTGTGCAGCACGGCCTTGGTGGCCAGGCCAGCCTTCATCCGCGTGGACCCCGCCACGATCTCGGGCCCTACGGGCAGGGAGACCACGAGGTCCGCGTGTCCCGCGACCACCGCGTGCGGCGCGCAGGTCACGAGCAGCGTACGGCACCCTCGGAGCCGCGCTTCGGCCAGCGCGCCGAGGACGAAGGGGGTCACCCCGCTCGCCGTGATGCCGCAGACCGCGTCCTTCGGCGAGGCCTCGAGCCGCCGGATCGCGCTTCGCCCCTCGGCGAGGGAATCCTCCGCCCCCTCCACGGCGCGCAGGAGAGCTCGACGCCCACCGGCGATCACCGCCTGGACGAGCGAGGGCGGGGTGCCGTAGGTGGGCGGGCATTCGGCGGCGTCCAGGGCGGCGAGCCGCCCGCTGGTCCCGGCGCCCACATAGAGGAGCCGTCCTCCGCCGTCGAGGGCGGCCGCCACGAGCTCCACCGCCTCGGCGAGCGGGCCCTCTGCCGCGGCGACCGCCGCGAGGGCACGTTGGTCCTCCTCGTGGATGAGCCGCACGAGCCGCCGCGCCGGTAGCGTGTCGAGGTGCCGGACGGCGGGGTTCGATTGCTCGGTCGGCAGGCGACCGTAGTCCACGTCCGAGGTCTTCGGCGAGCTGCGGCGTGGCATCGGAGCTCCTACTTCAGCCCGAGGACGTCCTGCATGTCGTAGAGCCCGGGCGGGTGCTTCGCCGCCCAGCGCAGCGCGCGGAGCGCTCCCCGGGCGAAGGTCCGGCGGTTCGATGCGCGATGGGTGATCTCCACGCGCTCCCCCTCGGTGCAGTAATAGACAGTGTGGTCCCCGACCACGTCGCCGCCCCGCAGGGCCAGCACGCCGATCTGGTGCGACGGGCGTTCGGGTAGATCGCCCTGTCGCCCGGTGCAGAGGCGCGTC is part of the Deltaproteobacteria bacterium genome and encodes:
- the murQ gene encoding N-acetylmuramic acid 6-phosphate etherase, giving the protein MPRRSSPKTSDVDYGRLPTEQSNPAVRHLDTLPARRLVRLIHEEDQRALAAVAAAEGPLAEAVELVAAALDGGGRLLYVGAGTSGRLAALDAAECPPTYGTPPSLVQAVIAGGRRALLRAVEGAEDSLAEGRSAIRRLEASPKDAVCGITASGVTPFVLGALAEARLRGCRTLLVTCAPHAVVAGHADLVVSLPVGPEIVAGSTRMKAGLATKAVLHTLTTASMIRLGKVYDNLMVDVRPTNRKLVRRATRIVQQLTGLATGPAAKLLAEAGQSIKVAAVMHRLGVSRSAARVLLRKARHRLRDVIGGPP
- a CDS encoding anhydro-N-acetylmuramic acid kinase, with amino-acid sequence MSGTSADAIDAALVELRGHGEALDARLLAFESTPLDPVLARRVIALPEGSVAELCRLDFELGEAFAAATVRVVAAAGLTLGEVHLVGSHGQTARHDPPDPLSGVGGATLQIGQAAVIAERTGLPVVSDFRVGDVAAGGQGAPLIPLADYLLFRETGTSVALLNLGGIANVTVLGASLDELLGFDTGPANMCLDLAAQAASGGLERYDRDGARAARGTVDTSLLHELLGDPYFAAPPPKSTGRERFGRALVDPLLARFAGRLDDLVATLTAFTVESVALALERFVLPHRRVTRLWVSGGGVHNRTLLARLAARLAPLPVASLAERGMDPDAKEAVGFAILAHETLFAAPGNVPTATGARGPRILGKITLPTRHE
- a CDS encoding acylphosphatase: MHARRMHLVIQGRVQGVWYRASAQREAARLGLSGWVRNRPDGSVELLAEGPDPALDALRTWCGHGPPAARVETVQAEFSGATGEHHGFHVAD
- a CDS encoding PilZ domain-containing protein; protein product: MLNHDTTSRPMERRASDRRPCRMPVRVFAEPGPMAESFHLDSCDVSEEGVFLATELLFPVGEWLEVELTVPGRARPIRRRGRVTRVLVDDALPGPGVAVRFHGLTEEERTALGRLSADALR
- a CDS encoding methyltransferase domain-containing protein, giving the protein MPQEQWVQRLVRYQYIESLLFDRRVLEIGCGSGRGADFLASRAAQVVGLDTSSVLLGRARGLYAHANVEFVVGEPDRLVLPDESFDVVLVPELERWITRGSLMPEIRRVLAREGVALFAVPSAESGYAHAMDYGDLVEFLSQAFANVRLLGEIPFAGTIVADYQPEDDELDPALDCTLVEEDEPPTHYLALCSDRPLRPLGYGLLQVPALATDRRQFEHLAEELDRTRQRLGQAEEAARRAQAHALRPPLPAGMRTQAEEVDAGARAELEAEVSRLREELAEAERRGLEASTESRQELTAVRRLLREKEDLAAQLGGELESARAALAELRTQVRQRPTAETAVSGSRASELGVLTRDAVPGQLQALQKWAESWEGRLERERQRAEALESRLEQERNRSDAERTRAQTAAESSLEARARAEAERARAEAAEHLVKEARALADQHRQRAEGAERRCDTLVGRIEQEAAELSRLHQRLAELQGMRQADQWRIDELTGRVKEAEARAGAGAPPRPFKQALTESDGAVATQVAVEAKSKAEARVAGLERDLERARAEAASARKELAAAEERLLEAQGALTKLTEELDGQAPKIAELEKNLMRSESRVVEASRRATNSESKIVQMEVRLKRSEAEAATLSKWAEQLREELKEAQGKSTVRPATPEPEVQALRNDLAEARTRAAELEGRCDRLLAEVEQAGAALREKERELSEARRASDGTLLEEVRRLRTQATRVEELEAEVKRLQRDGRNARQAEERLRDAEQAMAELRETKRELVELRERVRDVDGASEELEQLRLDAERHKRDVKELERLARELQAARAEVTRLEQAAARGGAAPVGRAPVEAEANELLRVRQHQLEALLEGAALHRDEAERLAARLAELNSLCDELKDEREELARQLEQCRRTSAAYQQQADGARRELTELGRELARTQGELKRYKGEPQPARS